In Erigeron canadensis isolate Cc75 chromosome 7, C_canadensis_v1, whole genome shotgun sequence, one DNA window encodes the following:
- the LOC122607237 gene encoding proline-rich receptor-like protein kinase PERK13, with the protein MKLPQTSFMAILPLILLSSITTTITSRPTALITSRRGLSENCDPLFGIGCSEPWPFASSNPFMSRPFLRSQTNSPPSVVVPSPPPPVFTNYPSFTPPLDDTNPSFSPLVASPPPPGYTFTTPTVVPQLPPDNDDDINSPFIGISFSPPNPEVTLPPIVENNQPDQFVSPPQENQPGPPVVPIESKPPEDAGKQLPQLPPVVESPPAA; encoded by the coding sequence atgaaactacCACAAACCAGCTTCATGGCTATCCTTCCATTGATATTACTCTCTTCTATCACTACCACCATTACTAGCCGTCCAACCGCCCTCATCACCTCCCGTCGCGGTCTATCCGAAAACTGTGACCCTCTTTTCGGAATCGGATGCAGTGAACCATGGCCTTTCGCTTCCTCCAACCCTTTCATGTCTAGACCTTTTCTACGTAGCCAAACCAACTCACCACCATCCGTTGTCGTGCCGTCCCCACCACCACCCGTGTTCACGAATTACCCGTCGTTTACACCCCCATTAGACGATACAAATCCGTCTTTTTCACCACTTGTTGCATCTCCCCCACCACCAGGCTATACTTTTACTACTCCTACTGTTGTCCCTCAACTTCCACCAgacaatgatgatgatataaatTCACCGTTTATTGGAATATCGTTTTCCCCACCAAATCCCGAGGTAACTTTACCTCCAATTGTTGAAAATAATCAGCCAGACCAGTTTGTGTCACCACCACAAGAAAACCAGCCCGGACCACCGGTTGTTCCTATTGAATCTAAGCCGCCAGAAGACGCTGGAAAGCAACTTCCACAGCTGCCACCAGTGGTGGAATCTCCTCCAGCTGCTTAA